From Paenibacillus sp. V4I7, one genomic window encodes:
- a CDS encoding LacI family DNA-binding transcriptional regulator encodes MELTIKEIALRAGVSKSTVSRVISGKGYTSLEVRDKVLQLIEELQYKPNAVARAMVSQRTHNIGVLIYRQHHPIASHPFYGKILDAILMTAASLNYSVFVTTDHDMSLRSADFMMEKRVDGLILISRLQQNVIDYIANFGVPYVMVNGSTDVDGVMHIVNQDEEGGRMVAEYLTDLGHRQIFVIAGPQTHRSHNLRLKGFKNFMAEMGVPIPSSSILQASTSTFGEGYEIMRTHWDQFRAGGYTSLFATNDMIALGTMKFMLEQSVRIPEQVAVVGFDDIDFAAMFSPSLTTIRVNTEEMGTQAFSLLDKLIRQEDSIENPKQLVPKLIVRQSTKSFS; translated from the coding sequence ATGGAGCTTACGATTAAGGAGATTGCCCTGCGTGCCGGTGTATCCAAATCAACCGTGTCGCGGGTGATTTCTGGCAAGGGCTATACCAGCTTGGAGGTGCGCGATAAGGTGCTCCAGCTGATTGAAGAATTACAATATAAGCCCAATGCAGTGGCAAGGGCTATGGTTTCACAGAGAACGCACAACATTGGCGTACTCATTTATCGTCAGCATCATCCTATTGCGTCTCATCCGTTTTACGGCAAAATTCTTGATGCTATTTTGATGACAGCCGCAAGCTTGAATTATTCCGTTTTCGTTACAACAGATCATGATATGTCGCTGCGTTCTGCTGATTTTATGATGGAAAAAAGGGTGGACGGACTGATCCTGATCAGTCGCTTGCAACAGAACGTCATTGATTACATCGCTAACTTCGGAGTTCCCTATGTGATGGTCAATGGCTCCACGGATGTCGACGGGGTCATGCATATTGTCAATCAAGACGAGGAAGGCGGACGGATGGTCGCTGAGTATCTAACGGATTTAGGGCATCGTCAGATTTTCGTGATTGCCGGACCACAGACGCATCGCAGCCACAATTTAAGGCTGAAAGGTTTTAAGAATTTCATGGCAGAAATGGGGGTTCCAATCCCATCATCTTCGATCTTACAGGCATCAACTTCCACCTTCGGAGAAGGGTATGAGATAATGCGCACCCATTGGGATCAGTTTCGTGCAGGCGGGTATACATCGCTATTTGCTACCAACGATATGATAGCGCTGGGTACCATGAAGTTCATGTTGGAGCAATCGGTACGCATTCCTGAACAAGTAGCGGTTGTAGGCTTTGATGATATTGATTTTGCCGCTATGTTCTCACCCTCTTTAACAACCATCAGGGTCAATACAGAGGAGATGGGGACTCAAGCCTTTAGCTTGTTAGACAAGCTCATCCGCCAGGAAGATAGCATTGAGAATCCTAAGCAGCTTGTACCCAAATTGATTGTCCGGCAATCTACGAAATCATTTTCATAG